In Penaeus vannamei isolate JL-2024 chromosome 15, ASM4276789v1, whole genome shotgun sequence, the following are encoded in one genomic region:
- the LOC113804283 gene encoding uncharacterized protein: MASVRALLVLGLAVQLCPSRSHDSLEVHYELQPPEHEYLPPKKYDPQEPSTTYDFQEVFKKDNYQEVLTKDGYQEPLLASYQEPLKTYQEEPPKISYQAPSETYKEPPKTSYEDSSKEYNYQEPSKAFSYQEPSKKADYQDPVIVSYQEPPKTKDGYQGPVKTSSEESSKEYTYQGPLKTFDYQDPQKKDDYHEPTTAYSYQEPHKKGDYQKPAKTYDGEEAHRDDYHEPSKAYSYQEPSKPFVHQKSTSEYQKSLDYKYQEPSYDSREHDAAYLASLFINVPGEGVPGKDYPILATVPYTGFSCDGLDYPGHYADYRARCQVYHVCQRDGRHSSFLCPNGTVFSQWYSVCDWWFNVDCDGAQTWFVYTRNGIILGKDADSSRPAGVSSRLPQKSRSGRVSKGLVVSKDYVPPVESSEVSYSAEEYKSLPTPEIYEVPSASHSSSSDYAVEYEQGITTTKDLYGLKVIKQPSDSVASIKSAGKYGPPAQATGTHYSSETLKNHEHDTSEDSYETGTQGKPQGTSQESYTSKPHVNNFARRVVISVRNKADAKKPTSRYVTDVDSSEYDVSTTDVSHFRQGHVKPLFRDSVRRFESKRTTLVQGPRRPSPERSLITLYRDPQ, from the exons ATGGCGTCGGTTCGTGCACTCCTTGTGTTGG GCTTGGCAGTCCAACTGTGTCCCTCCCGATCCCACGATTCCTTAGAAGTACATTATGAACTGCAACCTCCTGAGCATGAATATCTACCTCCGAAAAAGTACGACCCTCAGGAACCTTCTACGACATACGACTTTCAGGAAGTGTTTAAGAAAGACAACTATCAGGAGGTTCTGACGAAGGATGGGTATCAGGAACCTCTGCTAGCCTCGTACCAAGAACCCCTCAAGACATACCAAGAGGAACCTCCGAAGATCTCATACCAGGCACCTTCTGAAACATACAAGGAACCACCGAAAACTTCCTACGAAGACTCTTCCAAGGAGTATAACTATCAGGAACCCTCCAAGGCATTCAGCTACCAAGAACCTTCCAAAAAGGCCGATTACCAGGACCCTGTAATAGTCTCCTACCAAGAACCTCCGAAAACCAAGGACGGATACCAAGGCCCTGTGAAGACTTCCTCAGAGGAATCTTCAAAGGAGTACACTTATCAGGGACCTTTAAAGACGTTTGATTACCAGGATCCCCAAAAGAAGGATGACTACCATGAACCCACAACGGCATATAGCTACCAGGAACCTCACAAGAAGGGCGACTACCAGAAACCAGCAAAGACCTATGACGGAGAGGAAGCCCACAGGGATGACTACCACGAACCCTCCAAAGCATACAGTTATCAGGAACCTTCTAAGCCATTCGTCCACCAGAAATCTACATCTGAGTACCAGAAATCACTCGATTACAAGTATCAGGAGCCTTCCTATGATTCTCGGGAACACGACGCAGCTTACCTGGCTTCGCTGTTCATCAACGTTCCAGGTGAGGGCGTACCGGGAAAGGATTATCCAATTCTAGCAACCGTGCCGTACACTGGCTTCTCATGTGATGGTTTGGATTACCCAGGGCACTATGCAGACTACAGGGCGCGATGCCAAGTGTATCATGTTTGCCAGAGAGATGGGCGGCACAGTTCCTTCCTGTGCCCTAACGGGACCGTGTTCAGCCAGTGGTATTCGGTGTGTGACTGGTGGTTCAACGTCGACTGCGATGGCGCTCAAACCTGGTTCGTATATACCAGGAATGGAATCATCTTAGGGAAGGACGCCGATTCTTCTCGTCCAGCGGGAGTGTCGAGTCGTCTGCCCCAGAAATCTCGCTCTGGCCGCGTTTCCAAAGGTCTTGTGGTCTCGAAGGATTATGTGCCGCCTGTGGAGTCGTCTGAAGTATCCTACTCGGCCGAAGAATACAAGAGTCTTCCGACCCCGGAGATCTATGAAGTGCCTTCTGCATCTCATAGTTCTTCCTCAGATTATGCTGTAGAATATGAGCAGGGTATCACTACGACTAAAGATCTTTATGGGCTTAAAGTGATCAAGCAACCAAGTGATTCTGTGGCAAGCATCAAATCCGCAGGGAAATATGGGCCACCAGCACAAGCCACAGGGACTCACTACAGTTCGGAGACCCTAAAGAATCATGAACACGACACGTCAGAAGATAGTTACGAAACAGGGACGCAAGGAAAGCCCCAGGGCACGAGCCAAGAATCCTATACCTCCAAGCCCCACGTCAACAACTTCGCCAGACGGGTCGTGATCAGTGTACGGAACAAAGCCGACGCAAAAAAGCCCACAAGCCGATACGTTACCGACGTCGATTCGAGCGAATACGATGTCTCCACGACAGACGTCTCCCACTTCAGGCAGGGGCACGTGAAGCCTTTGTTCCGAGACTCCGTTCGGCGCTTCGAGTCAAAAAGAACCACGCTAGTGCAGGGCCCGCGACGCCCTTCTCCTGAACGAAGCCTAATCACTCTCTACAGAGATCCACAGTAA
- the LOC113804296 gene encoding uncharacterized protein, translated as MAMSLLLVLAALSGAAHAQVGYNVPVPNGPGYSYGAPDLQAAASSFDAPAVEDPIAALAANIPGGGVPGEDYPILASVPDTGFSCEEQQFPGYYADTAPEAGCQVFHICQFDGRQDAFLCPNGTLFNQQYFVCDWWFNVDCAASAQFVGLNADIGKVPDNAAAASDVSLATSYGAPQAQASAQAPVQAPNQLYGAPNGF; from the exons aTGGCGATGTCTCTGTTGCTCGTTCTCGCTG CTCTTTCGGGCGCTGCCCACGCCCAAGTGGGTTACAATGTGCCAGTGCCCAATGGGCCCGGATACTCCTACGGCGCCCCCGACCTCCAGGCGGCCGCCTCCAGCTTCGACGCCCCTGCAGTCGAGGATCCCATCGCCGCCCTGGCAGCCAACATCCCCGGCGGAGGCGTCCCTGGCGAGGACTACCCCATCCTGGCCTCCGTCCCCGACACCGGATTCTCCTGCGAGGAACAGCAATTCCCAGGCTACTACGCTGACACCGCCCCGGAGGCCGGCTGCCAAGTCTTCCACATCTGCCAGTTCGACGGCCGCCAGGACGCCTTCCTGTGCCCCAACGGCACCCTCTTCAACCAGCAGTACTTCGTGTGCGACTGGTGGTTCAACGTGGACTGCGCCGCGTCCGCACAGTTCGTCGGCCTCAACGCCGACATCGGGAAGGTCCCCGACAACGCGGCTGCCGCCTCCGACGTCTCCCTCGCCACCTCGTACGGCGCCCCTCAGGCTCAGGCCTCGGCTCAGGCCCCCGTGCAGGCTCCCAACCAGCTCTACGGCGCTCCCAATGGCTTCTAA
- the LOC113804295 gene encoding uncharacterized protein, producing MAMSLLLVLAALSGAAHAQVGYNVPAPNGPGYSYGAPDLQAAASSFGAPAVEDPIAALAANIPGGGVPGEDYPILASVPDTGFSCEEQQFPGYYADTAPEAGCQVFHICQFDGRQDAFLCPNGTLFNQQYFVCDWWFNVDCAASAQFFSLNADIGKVPDNAAAASDVSLATSYGAPQAQASAQAPVQAPNQFYGAPNGF from the exons aTGGCGATGTCTCTGTTGCTCGTTCTCGCTG CTCTTTCGGGCGCTGCCCACGCCCAAGTGGGTTACAATGTGCCAGCGCCCAATGGGCCAGGATACTCTTACGGCGCCCCCGACCTCCAGGCGGCCGCCTCCAGCTTCGGCGCCCCTGCAGTCGAGGACCCCATCGCCGCCCTGGCAGCCAACATCCCCGGCGGAGGCGTCCCTGGCGAGGACTACCCCATCCTGGCCTCCGTCCCCGACACCGGATTCTCCTGCGAGGAACAGCAATTCCCAGGCTACTACGCTGACACCGCCCCGGAGGCCGGCTGCCAAGTCTTCCACATCTGCCAGTTCGACGGCCGCCAGGACGCCTTCCTGTGCCCCAACGGCACCCTCTTCAACCAGCAGTACTTCGTGTGCGACTGGTGGTTCAACGTGGACTGCGCCGCGTCCGCACAGTTCTTTAGCCTCAACGCCGACATCGGGAAGGTCCCCGACAACGCGGCTGCCGCCTCCGACGTCTCCCTCGCCACCTCGTACGGCGCCCCTCAGGCTCAGGCCTCAGCCCAGGCCCCCGTGCAGGCTCCCAACCAGTTCTACGGCGCTCCCAATGGCTTCTAA
- the LOC113804294 gene encoding uncharacterized protein, translating to MAKLFVLTATLLAAAHAQVGYNVPAPNGPGYSYGAPDLQAAASSFGAPAAEDPIAALAANIPGGGVPGEDYPILASVPDTGFSCEEQQFPGYYADTAPEAGCQVFHICQFDGRQDAFLCPNGTLFNQQYFVCDWWFNVDCAASAQFVGLNADIGKVPDNAAAASDVSLATSYGAPQAQASAQAPVQAPNQFYGAPNGF from the exons ATGGCCAAGCTTTTCGTGCTCacgg CAACCTTGTTGGCAGCAGCCCACGCCCAAGTGGGTTACAATGTGCCAGCGCCCAATGGGCCAGGATACTCCTACGGCGCCCCCGACCTCCAGGCGGCCGCCTCCAGCTTCGGCGCCCCTGCAGCAGAGGACCCCATCGCCGCCCTGGCAGCCAACATCCCCGGCGGAGGCGTCCCTGGCGAGGACTACCCCATCCTGGCCTCCGTCCCCGACACCGGATTCTCCTGCGAGGAACAGCAATTCCCAGGCTACTACGCTGACACCGCCCCGGAGGCCGGCTGCCAAGTCTTCCACATCTGCCAGTTCGACGGCCGCCAGGACGCCTTCCTGTGCCCCAACGGCACCCTCTTCAACCAGCAGTACTTCGTGTGCGACTGGTGGTTCAACGTGGACTGCGCCGCGTCCGCACAGTTCGTCGGCCTCAACGCCGACATCGGGAAGGTCCCCGACAACGCGGCTGCCGCCTCCGACGTCTCCCTCGCCACCTCGTACGGCGCCCCTCAGGCTCAGGCCTCAGCCCAGGCCCCCGTGCAGGCTCCCAACCAGTTCTACGGCGCTCCCAATGGCTTCTAG
- the LOC113804293 gene encoding uncharacterized protein — translation MARVLLSIVVAMLGVAHAQVGYNVPAPNGPGYSYGAPDLQAAASSFDAPAVEDPIAALAANIPGGGVPGEDYPILASVPDTGFSCEEQQFPGYYADTAPEAGCQVFHICQFDGRQDAFLCPNGTLFNQQYFVCDWWFNVDCAASAQFVGLNADIGKVPDNAAAASDVSLATSYGAPQAQASAQVPVQAPNQLYGAPNGF, via the exons ATGGCTAGAGTTTTGCTTTCCATCGTTGTGG CCATGTTAGGAGTGGCCCACGCCCAAGTGGGTTACAATGTGCCAGCGCCCAATGGGCCCGGATACTCCTACGGCGCCCCCGACCTCCAGGCGGCCGCCTCCAGCTTCGACGCCCCTGCAGTCGAGGACCCCATCGCCGCCCTGGCAGCCAACATCCCCGGCGGAGGCGTCCCTGGCGAGGACTACCCCATCCTGGCCTCCGTCCCCGACACCGGATTCTCCTGCGAGGAACAGCAATTCCCAGGCTACTACGCTGACACCGCCCCGGAGGCCGGCTGCCAAGTCTTCCACATCTGCCAGTTCGACGGCCGCCAGGACGCCTTCCTGTGCCCCAACGGCACCCTCTTCAACCAGCAGTACTTCGTGTGCGACTGGTGGTTCAACGTGGACTGCGCCGCGTCCGCACAGTTCGTCGGCCTCAACGCCGACATCGGGAAGGTCCCCGACAACGCGGCTGCCGCCTCCGACGTCTCCCTCGCCACCTCGTACGGCGCCCCTCAGGCTCAGGCCTCAGCTCAGGTCCCCGTGCAGGCTCCCAACCAGCTATACGGTGCTCCCAATGGCTTCTAG